The Allocatelliglobosispora scoriae genome contains a region encoding:
- a CDS encoding glycoside hydrolase family 13 protein, with the protein MTTADWRPSAAIYQVYPRSFADGNGDGIGDLAGVRKRLSYLAGLGIDAIWFSPWYPSPMADAGYDVADYCDIEPLFGTLAEAEQLIAEAHDLGLRIIIDIVPNHCSDQHPWFHDALATAPGSPERARFHFREGRGENGEIPPNNWQSHFGGPAWTQAGSEWYLHMFAPAQPDWNWDNPEVRAEFERILRFWLDRGVDGFRIDVADHLVKVPGLPDTAEGSPSPFSDLDGVHEIYRSWRRIMDEYPGERIFVAEAWIADPERFARYLRGDELHSAFNFPFLGAAWNAGALRKVIDDTLASHLLVEASPTWVLSNHDVTRPVTRYGRAKTSYWHDPRVGQISDLELGTLRSRAAALLSTSLPGGVYVYQGEELGLWEVEEIPDELRQDPTFFQTNGADKGRDGCRVPLPWSGTESPFGFNSTGTAPWLPQPAGWAALTAEVEQDDPDSMLSLYQRALRLRRSFSSAPFAWLPGLPDQVLAFRRGDIGVVVNFSPEPVELPAHAEIVLSSSPIEDGKIPGDTTAWLRLA; encoded by the coding sequence ATGACGACAGCCGACTGGCGGCCGAGCGCCGCCATCTACCAGGTCTACCCGCGCAGCTTCGCGGACGGCAACGGTGACGGCATCGGCGACCTGGCCGGGGTCCGCAAGCGGCTGAGCTACCTGGCCGGGCTAGGCATCGACGCGATCTGGTTCAGCCCGTGGTACCCGTCCCCGATGGCCGACGCCGGATACGACGTCGCCGACTACTGCGACATCGAGCCCCTCTTCGGCACGCTCGCCGAGGCGGAGCAGCTCATCGCCGAGGCGCACGACCTGGGCCTGCGGATCATCATCGACATCGTGCCGAACCACTGCTCCGACCAGCACCCGTGGTTCCACGACGCGCTCGCGACCGCGCCCGGCTCGCCCGAGCGGGCCCGCTTCCACTTCCGCGAGGGCCGCGGGGAGAACGGCGAGATCCCGCCCAACAACTGGCAGTCCCACTTCGGCGGTCCGGCCTGGACCCAGGCCGGCAGCGAGTGGTATCTGCACATGTTCGCCCCGGCCCAGCCGGACTGGAACTGGGACAACCCCGAGGTCCGGGCCGAGTTCGAGCGGATCCTGCGCTTCTGGCTCGACCGCGGCGTCGACGGCTTCCGCATCGACGTCGCCGACCACCTGGTCAAGGTGCCCGGCCTGCCCGACACGGCGGAGGGCTCCCCGAGCCCCTTCTCCGACCTCGACGGCGTGCACGAGATCTACCGGTCCTGGCGCCGGATCATGGATGAGTACCCGGGCGAGCGGATCTTCGTCGCCGAGGCCTGGATCGCCGACCCGGAGCGCTTCGCCCGCTATCTGCGCGGCGACGAGCTGCACTCCGCCTTCAACTTCCCCTTCCTCGGTGCGGCCTGGAACGCGGGCGCGCTGCGCAAGGTCATCGACGACACGCTCGCCTCGCACCTGCTGGTCGAGGCCTCGCCGACCTGGGTGCTCTCCAACCACGACGTGACCCGCCCGGTGACCCGTTACGGCCGGGCCAAGACGTCCTACTGGCACGACCCGCGTGTCGGCCAGATCAGCGACCTCGAGCTCGGCACGCTGCGTTCCCGGGCCGCCGCGCTGCTCAGCACCTCGCTGCCCGGCGGTGTCTACGTCTACCAGGGCGAGGAGCTCGGGCTCTGGGAGGTCGAGGAGATCCCCGACGAGCTGCGCCAGGACCCGACCTTCTTCCAGACCAACGGCGCCGACAAGGGCCGCGACGGCTGCCGGGTGCCGCTGCCCTGGAGCGGCACGGAGAGCCCGTTCGGCTTCAACTCGACGGGCACGGCACCGTGGCTGCCCCAGCCTGCCGGGTGGGCCGCGCTCACCGCCGAGGTCGAGCAGGACGACCCGGACTCGATGCTCAGCCTCTACCAGCGGGCCCTGCGGCTGCGCCGCTCCTTCAGCTCGGCTCCCTTCGCCTGGCTGCCCGGCCTGCCCGATCAGGTGCTGGCGTTCCGCCGGGGCGACATCGGCGTCGTGGTCAACTTCTCCCCCGAGCCGGTGGAGCTGCCGGCGCACGCCGAGATCGTGCTCAGCAGCTCGCCGATCGAGGACGGCAAGATCCCCGGCGACACGACCGCGTGGTTGCGACTGGCCTGA
- the rsgA gene encoding ribosome small subunit-dependent GTPase A: MAGQRDWDEDDVRVRPTGSSRPRTRKRPSHADATEGFVFAVDRGRYTVEMAGEPVTAMRARELGRKSVVVGDRVMLVGDITGDAGALARIVRISERKSVLTRTADDDDTTPEGRLERVVVANADQLVIVSALADPPPRTGFIDRCLVAAYDADIEPLLLLTKADLADPAAVIDYYSTLEVPYLLSRPDDDLAELRAALHGRISVLVGHSGVGKSTLVNRLIPGLDRAVGVVSAIGKGRHTSTSAVALRLPQVGKGKKDPGWIIDTPGVRSFGLAHVSADSLLHGFPDLVEGTVECPPNCEHAGGECALDAWVAAGNADPRRLSSYRRLLASRSGGVPVAEAD; this comes from the coding sequence ATGGCAGGGCAGCGGGACTGGGACGAGGACGACGTGCGGGTGCGCCCGACGGGGTCGTCCCGCCCGCGCACGCGCAAGCGGCCGAGCCACGCCGACGCGACCGAGGGCTTCGTCTTCGCCGTCGACCGGGGGCGCTACACGGTCGAGATGGCGGGCGAGCCGGTGACCGCGATGCGCGCCCGCGAGCTGGGGCGCAAGTCGGTGGTCGTGGGCGACCGGGTGATGCTCGTCGGCGACATCACCGGGGACGCCGGCGCGCTCGCCCGGATCGTGCGCATCTCGGAGCGCAAGAGCGTGCTCACGCGGACGGCCGACGACGACGACACGACCCCCGAGGGCCGACTCGAACGGGTGGTGGTCGCCAACGCCGACCAGCTCGTCATCGTCAGTGCGCTCGCCGACCCGCCGCCTCGGACGGGCTTCATCGACCGCTGCCTCGTCGCCGCCTACGACGCCGACATCGAGCCGCTGCTGCTGCTGACGAAGGCGGACCTCGCCGACCCCGCCGCGGTGATCGACTACTACTCCACCCTGGAGGTCCCTTACCTCCTCTCCCGGCCCGATGACGACCTCGCCGAGCTGCGCGCGGCGCTGCACGGGCGGATCTCGGTGCTCGTCGGCCACTCCGGCGTCGGCAAGTCGACGCTGGTCAACCGGCTGATCCCCGGGCTCGATCGGGCGGTCGGCGTGGTCAGCGCCATCGGCAAGGGGCGGCACACGTCGACGAGCGCGGTCGCGCTGCGGCTGCCGCAGGTCGGCAAGGGGAAGAAGGATCCGGGCTGGATCATCGACACGCCCGGCGTACGCAGCTTCGGGTTGGCACACGTCTCGGCCGACAGCCTCCTGCACGGATTCCCAGACCTCGTCGAGGGGACCGTCGAGTGCCCGCCCAACTGCGAGCACGCCGGTGGGGAGTGCGCGCTGGACGCCTGGGTCGCGGCTGGTAATGCCGATCCGCGACGGCTGTCGTCCTATCGACGGCTGCTCGCGTCCCGGTCAGGCGGCGTGCCGGTGGCAGAGGCCGACTAA
- the hisN gene encoding histidinol-phosphatase, with the protein MAKYADDLAIAHMLADTADSLSMARFRSLDLRVDSKPDLTPVSDADTAVEKALRSTLARTRPRDGVLGEEFGSTGAAGNRQWVIDPIDGTKNYIRGVPIWATLISLMEGDEPVVGLVSAPALGRRWWAARGLGAYAGRHQAAATPIKVSGVRRLADASFCYSSLHSWEQTGRLASMLDIMRKSWRSRAYGDFYGYMLLAEGALDIMVEPELSLWDIAALIPIITEAGGTFTDLDGRPGPGGGSAIATNGRLHTDVLSLLTPGALRAL; encoded by the coding sequence GTGGCCAAGTACGCCGATGACCTTGCAATCGCCCACATGCTCGCCGACACCGCCGATTCGCTCTCCATGGCGCGCTTCCGGTCCCTGGACCTGCGCGTGGACTCCAAGCCGGACCTGACACCCGTCTCCGACGCCGACACGGCGGTGGAGAAGGCGCTGCGCTCCACGCTGGCCCGCACCCGGCCCCGCGACGGTGTGCTGGGCGAGGAGTTCGGGTCCACCGGCGCGGCCGGCAACCGCCAGTGGGTGATCGATCCCATCGACGGCACGAAGAACTACATCCGCGGCGTACCCATCTGGGCCACCCTGATCTCCCTGATGGAGGGCGACGAGCCGGTGGTCGGGCTGGTCTCGGCGCCGGCCCTGGGCCGGCGCTGGTGGGCCGCGCGGGGCCTCGGCGCTTACGCCGGCCGGCACCAGGCGGCCGCGACCCCGATCAAAGTCTCGGGGGTACGCCGTCTCGCCGACGCCAGCTTCTGCTACTCCTCGCTGCACTCCTGGGAGCAGACGGGCCGGTTGGCGTCGATGCTCGACATTATGCGCAAATCATGGCGCAGCCGGGCGTACGGCGACTTCTACGGCTACATGCTGCTCGCCGAGGGTGCGCTGGACATCATGGTCGAGCCGGAACTCTCGCTGTGGGACATCGCGGCGCTGATCCCGATCATCACCGAGGCGGGCGGGACCTTCACCGATCTCGATGGGCGGCCCGGGCCCGGCGGCGGCAGCGCGATCGCCACCAACGGCCGGTTGCACACTGACGTGCTGTCGCTCCTGACGCCGGGAGCCCTGCGCGCGTTGTGA
- a CDS encoding beta-galactosidase, whose translation MLWYGGDYNPEQWPEDVWADDIVLMRRARVNLVTVGVFAWSRLQPEPDRFDFGWLDRILDRLHTGRIGVALATPTASPPPWFTAQHPGAMPVGRDGVRLTHGSRDTYCVNAPEFRAASRAITDYLSSRYAEHPALKLWHVHNEYGTWCFCDHCAVEFRAFLRARYGFVEQLNEAWCTDFWSQRYADFDEITPPRATQYLTNPAHELDYRRFLSEAMLGHYRQARELIRTRSQAPVTTNFVLGGWVPVDHARWAHEVDLVAIDHYPSSVATATAERAFAADLARGWARAAGHPHGRWLLMEHAPGAVHENGVVRSTGPGAIADAARTYLDRGAVGAMYFQWRASRGGAEQWHPAMVPHAGAGSRVYAEIVALGAELAERQPNRVIADAAVLYDEETMWAWQAPHLLSRHVDYPDLVGRTHRALAVTADAVDVLPVGASLAGYRLVCCPAMYIMSAVTLAALRDYAEAGGTVLMTFGSGLVDETLRVTPGSVEELTGVRIAEWSPLLPGEEVALADGGTGTLWLDELEPLDAETVLAAVDGRPVLTRHAIGAGAVYYLATRLTDEAYTALIAKI comes from the coding sequence ATGCTCTGGTACGGCGGGGATTACAACCCGGAACAGTGGCCCGAGGACGTCTGGGCCGACGACATCGTGCTGATGCGCCGGGCCCGGGTCAATCTCGTCACCGTCGGTGTCTTCGCCTGGTCCCGGCTGCAACCCGAACCCGACCGCTTCGATTTCGGCTGGCTGGACCGCATTCTCGACCGGCTCCACACTGGACGGATCGGCGTCGCGCTCGCCACGCCGACCGCCTCGCCGCCGCCCTGGTTCACCGCGCAGCACCCGGGGGCGATGCCCGTCGGCCGCGACGGTGTGCGGCTGACCCACGGCAGCCGCGACACCTACTGCGTCAACGCGCCCGAATTCCGCGCCGCGAGCCGAGCGATCACCGACTACCTGAGCAGCCGCTATGCCGAGCACCCGGCGCTCAAACTCTGGCACGTGCACAACGAATACGGCACGTGGTGCTTCTGCGACCACTGCGCCGTCGAGTTCCGTGCCTTCCTGCGTGCCCGGTACGGCTTCGTCGAGCAGCTCAACGAAGCCTGGTGCACCGATTTCTGGTCCCAGCGGTACGCCGACTTCGACGAGATCACACCGCCGCGCGCCACCCAGTACCTCACCAATCCGGCCCACGAGCTCGACTACCGCCGCTTCCTCTCCGAGGCGATGCTCGGCCACTACCGCCAGGCCCGGGAGCTGATCCGGACCCGGTCGCAGGCGCCGGTGACGACCAACTTCGTCCTCGGCGGCTGGGTCCCGGTCGACCACGCACGCTGGGCGCACGAGGTCGACCTCGTCGCGATCGACCACTACCCGTCCAGTGTCGCGACCGCCACCGCCGAGCGGGCGTTCGCTGCAGATCTCGCCCGGGGCTGGGCCCGCGCGGCCGGGCACCCGCACGGGCGCTGGCTGCTGATGGAGCACGCTCCCGGCGCCGTCCACGAGAACGGGGTGGTCCGCTCGACCGGTCCCGGGGCCATCGCCGACGCGGCGCGTACCTACCTCGATCGCGGTGCCGTCGGCGCGATGTACTTCCAGTGGCGGGCGTCGCGCGGCGGCGCCGAGCAGTGGCACCCGGCGATGGTGCCCCACGCGGGCGCCGGATCGCGCGTCTACGCCGAGATCGTGGCGCTCGGTGCCGAACTCGCCGAGCGGCAGCCCAACCGCGTCATCGCCGACGCCGCCGTGCTCTACGACGAGGAGACGATGTGGGCGTGGCAGGCACCGCACCTGCTCAGCCGGCACGTGGACTATCCCGACCTGGTGGGGCGGACGCACCGGGCGCTCGCCGTGACCGCCGACGCCGTCGACGTGCTGCCGGTCGGCGCCTCGCTCGCGGGTTATCGGCTCGTCTGCTGCCCCGCGATGTACATCATGTCCGCCGTGACCCTCGCCGCCCTGCGCGACTATGCCGAGGCGGGCGGCACCGTGCTGATGACCTTCGGCTCCGGGCTGGTCGACGAGACGCTGCGGGTGACACCGGGCAGCGTCGAGGAGCTGACGGGTGTGCGGATCGCCGAGTGGTCACCCCTGCTTCCCGGCGAGGAGGTGGCGCTCGCAGACGGGGGCACCGGCACGCTCTGGCTCGACGAGCTCGAACCGCTGGATGCGGAGACGGTGCTCGCCGCTGTTGACGGCCGACCGGTGCTGACCCGGCATGCGATCGGGGCCGGCGCGGTCTACTACCTCGCCACGCGGCTCACCGACGAGGCGTATACCGCGCTCATCGCCAAGATCTAG
- a CDS encoding DUF4097 family beta strand repeat-containing protein: protein MTSSPWRALGTAFTIVALLIGGLVAWSFVGRPDPQSEHQEQTYQHAITKIVFEDVDSGNVHVSASPATEEVAIDRYLKWSRSKPTYTERWDGDTLRIKLHCDDNRWWWGDDCSIDYAVKVPTDIAVEIDATSGDLDVLGTKGAVKITATSGDVKIGDVTGPISVTLTSGDLTTADLIATDFEADLTSGDLLLDFAAAPHSLDARVTSGDVDIAVPRADYRVSVDTGSGDQRVGVPDTAGATNKITLRSTSGDVALSYR from the coding sequence ATGACCTCGTCACCCTGGCGGGCCCTCGGTACGGCGTTCACCATCGTCGCGCTGCTCATCGGCGGCCTCGTGGCCTGGAGTTTCGTGGGCCGACCCGACCCGCAGTCCGAGCATCAGGAGCAGACCTATCAGCACGCGATCACCAAGATCGTCTTCGAGGACGTCGACAGCGGCAACGTGCACGTGTCGGCGAGCCCCGCCACGGAGGAGGTCGCGATCGACCGCTACCTGAAGTGGTCCCGCAGCAAGCCCACCTACACCGAGCGGTGGGACGGCGACACGCTGCGGATCAAGCTGCACTGCGACGACAACCGGTGGTGGTGGGGCGACGACTGCTCGATCGACTATGCCGTGAAGGTGCCGACCGACATCGCGGTGGAGATCGACGCGACCTCGGGCGACCTCGACGTCCTCGGTACGAAGGGAGCCGTCAAGATCACGGCGACCTCGGGCGACGTCAAGATCGGTGATGTCACGGGGCCGATCTCGGTGACGCTCACCTCCGGCGATCTGACGACGGCGGACCTCATCGCCACCGACTTCGAGGCCGACCTCACCTCCGGCGACCTGCTGCTCGACTTCGCCGCCGCGCCGCACTCCCTCGACGCCCGGGTCACCTCCGGCGATGTCGACATCGCGGTGCCGCGGGCCGACTACCGCGTGAGCGTGGACACCGGATCCGGGGATCAGCGGGTGGGCGTACCCGACACGGCGGGCGCCACCAACAAGATCACCCTGCGCTCCACCTCCGGCGACGTAGCGCTGTCCTACCGCTGA
- a CDS encoding sensor histidine kinase, whose protein sequence is MKLTIRKAWRATVFVVSGLATGMITFVVALLVAILTLVLCCTVVAAPLGLAVLAATTRVLTSWQSGRFAGLLGVKLAPPVPVGVGEIWSQRAVRETTSPALWRQLGYHLLVAGPVGVLGFGLVVGTASVGLALIASAVPGWSAGDLAGNPGIDRSALVSTLFGVGGVVLLAAAAPIARGIAALDTLAARALLQPSRAELLERRVEQLTESRADVVDAADAERRRIERNLHDGAQQRLVSLAMNLGMARATLTDLDPRARLVIEQAHDEAKQALAELRDLVRGLHPAVLDDRGLDAALSGIAARAPLPVRLTVEVPVRPSRTIEAVAYFVVSEALANVAKHAEASSAEVAVHRDADRLRLTISDDGRGGADPESGTGLRGLAQRIGSVDGTLHIESPPDGPTRIIVELPCES, encoded by the coding sequence ATGAAGCTGACGATCCGCAAGGCCTGGCGGGCCACGGTCTTCGTCGTCAGCGGGCTCGCCACCGGGATGATCACCTTCGTCGTCGCGCTGCTCGTCGCTATCCTCACCCTCGTCCTCTGCTGCACCGTCGTCGCCGCGCCACTCGGCCTCGCCGTCCTCGCCGCCACCACGCGAGTGCTCACCTCCTGGCAGAGCGGCCGCTTCGCCGGGCTGCTCGGCGTGAAGCTGGCGCCGCCCGTACCCGTCGGGGTGGGTGAGATCTGGAGCCAGCGGGCCGTGCGCGAGACGACCTCCCCGGCGCTCTGGCGGCAGCTCGGATACCACCTGCTGGTGGCCGGGCCGGTCGGAGTCCTCGGTTTCGGCCTCGTCGTCGGCACGGCCTCGGTCGGACTCGCCCTGATCGCGAGCGCCGTGCCGGGCTGGTCGGCCGGTGACCTCGCCGGGAACCCGGGCATCGACCGCAGCGCGCTGGTCTCGACACTGTTCGGCGTCGGCGGCGTCGTCCTGCTCGCCGCCGCAGCGCCGATCGCCCGCGGGATCGCCGCCCTCGACACCCTCGCCGCCCGCGCGCTGCTGCAGCCCAGCCGGGCTGAGCTGCTCGAACGCCGGGTCGAACAGCTCACCGAGAGCCGGGCCGACGTCGTCGACGCCGCGGACGCGGAGCGCCGGCGGATCGAGCGCAACCTGCACGACGGCGCCCAGCAGCGGCTCGTCTCCCTCGCGATGAACCTCGGCATGGCCCGCGCCACCCTCACCGACCTCGACCCGCGGGCCCGCCTGGTGATCGAGCAGGCCCACGACGAGGCGAAACAGGCGCTCGCCGAGCTGCGCGACCTCGTCCGCGGCCTGCACCCGGCCGTGCTCGACGACCGCGGCCTCGACGCCGCCCTCTCCGGCATCGCCGCCCGGGCGCCGCTGCCGGTGCGGCTCACCGTCGAGGTGCCCGTCCGCCCCTCGCGGACGATCGAGGCGGTCGCCTACTTCGTCGTCTCCGAGGCGCTGGCCAACGTCGCCAAGCACGCCGAGGCCTCGTCGGCCGAGGTCGCCGTGCATCGCGACGCCGATCGGCTCCGCCTCACCATCAGCGACGACGGCCGCGGGGGTGCCGACCCGGAGTCGGGTACGGGCCTGCGCGGACTCGCCCAGCGCATCGGCTCGGTCGACGGGACCCTGCACATCGAGAGCCCACCCGACGGGCCGACCCGGATCATCGTGGAGCTGCCATGCGAGTCGTGA
- a CDS encoding response regulator transcription factor translates to MRVVIGEDSVLLREGLVRLLDAGGFEVVASAGDADSFLREVAEHRPDLVLLDVRMPPSFTDEGLRAALVMRRQWPEIAVLVLSQYVEERYATELLAGATSKVGYLLKDRVADVAEFLDALRRVAGGGTALDPEVVSQLLLRRHSDPLDRLTPREREVLALMAEGRSNGGIAAALFVTESAVGKHVNNIFAKLDLPQADSDHRRVLAVLRYLEI, encoded by the coding sequence ATGCGAGTCGTGATCGGCGAGGACTCGGTCCTCCTCCGCGAAGGGCTGGTCCGGTTGCTCGATGCCGGTGGCTTCGAGGTGGTGGCCTCCGCCGGGGATGCGGACTCCTTCCTCCGCGAGGTCGCCGAGCACCGGCCCGACCTGGTGCTGCTCGACGTGCGCATGCCGCCGAGCTTCACCGACGAGGGACTGCGGGCGGCGCTGGTGATGCGGCGGCAGTGGCCGGAGATCGCGGTGCTGGTGCTCTCGCAGTACGTCGAGGAGCGCTACGCCACCGAACTGCTCGCCGGCGCCACCAGCAAGGTCGGTTACCTGCTCAAGGACCGGGTCGCCGACGTGGCCGAGTTCCTCGACGCGCTGCGCCGGGTCGCCGGCGGCGGCACGGCCCTGGATCCGGAGGTCGTCTCACAGCTCCTCCTGCGCCGGCACAGCGACCCGCTGGACCGGCTCACGCCACGGGAGCGGGAGGTCCTCGCCCTGATGGCCGAGGGCCGCTCCAACGGCGGCATCGCGGCGGCGCTCTTCGTCACGGAGAGCGCGGTCGGCAAGCACGTCAACAACATCTTCGCCAAGTTGGACCTGCCTCAGGCCGACAGCGACCACCGCCGCGTACTCGCGGTCCTTCGTTATCTGGAGATCTGA